A part of Geothrix oryzae genomic DNA contains:
- a CDS encoding ATP-binding protein — translation MPTEAHPPFPSLTPTPGGPLAPTPGGPPAPAQGEADRYRALVDHLKEVVFQIDRQGHWSLLNPAWTQLTGFGVAESLGRPFLDYLHPADKPRYLNMLTYAVDTGQDAFEGEFRIPRENGEVKWVEAYQRISFDEAGVVRGVTGTFSDVTERKHTEIVLRVATSRLRTLIENMQAGILVETEGRRIALLNETFCWMFQVPVPAHVLVESETRDLLEECLPLLESPEAFLARQEEVAAARLPVTGEEWRLKDGRILSRDFVPIQVGEDYLGHLWQYHDITDRRRAELKLEEAAQELARARDKALELSGLKSEFLANMSHEIRTPMNGIIGMTGLLLDTPLGAEQRQYAETVRSCGESLLTLINDILDFSKIEAGKLEMEILDFDLLSVVEDVMAVLAMKAQAKGVELGVFVDPATPLSVTGDPTRLRQVLTNLMDNALKFTHDGSVEVRVHPEAEGRAGGLLRVEVRDTGIGMRPEVVERLFTSFFQGDSSTTRKYGGTGLGLTICKRLVELMGGEIGVESLPGEGSTFWFTLGLGTRGCQPPLRNPVGEVLLAGLPPATTRLLEEQLRVWGLDAHLMPKGADPASWLHGLRRPGALVLAGSACIEALQGAAQGAAGDCTVALVSPLYQPELREAATRHGVQAFLPLPIRPSQLRALLEPAGPAAGGPAKAAAIGPSGGPVPVRVLLAEDNLVNQKVALTLLSRFGIKADVVATGVEALDALVGVSYDLVLMDCQMPEMDGYEATRRLRERERGRRRLPVVAMTANAMVGDRERCLEAGMDDHIPKPVRVPDLHRALARWLPAGAVPPVPDAHPLTGEV, via the coding sequence ATGCCGACGGAAGCCCACCCCCCTTTTCCCTCCCTCACGCCCACCCCGGGAGGGCCGCTGGCCCCGACTCCGGGTGGGCCGCCGGCCCCCGCGCAGGGGGAGGCCGACCGCTACCGGGCCCTGGTCGACCACCTGAAGGAGGTGGTCTTCCAGATCGACCGCCAAGGACACTGGTCCCTGCTGAACCCGGCCTGGACCCAGCTCACGGGCTTCGGGGTGGCGGAGAGCCTCGGCCGCCCCTTCCTGGACTACCTGCATCCCGCCGACAAGCCCCGCTACCTCAACATGCTGACCTACGCGGTGGATACCGGGCAGGATGCCTTCGAGGGGGAGTTCCGCATCCCCCGGGAGAACGGCGAGGTCAAGTGGGTGGAGGCCTACCAGCGCATCTCGTTCGATGAAGCCGGAGTGGTCCGGGGCGTCACGGGCACCTTCAGCGATGTCACCGAGCGGAAGCACACGGAAATCGTCCTCCGGGTGGCCACGAGCCGCCTGCGGACCCTCATCGAGAACATGCAGGCGGGCATCCTGGTGGAGACCGAAGGGCGCCGGATCGCCCTCCTGAACGAGACCTTCTGCTGGATGTTCCAGGTGCCCGTGCCGGCCCATGTGCTGGTGGAGAGCGAGACCCGCGATCTGCTGGAGGAGTGCCTGCCCCTGCTGGAATCCCCGGAGGCCTTCCTGGCGCGCCAGGAGGAGGTGGCGGCCGCCCGGCTGCCGGTGACCGGCGAGGAGTGGCGCCTCAAGGACGGGCGCATCCTCTCCCGCGACTTCGTGCCCATCCAGGTGGGCGAGGACTACCTGGGCCACCTCTGGCAGTACCACGACATCACGGACCGCCGGCGGGCGGAGCTGAAGCTGGAGGAGGCCGCCCAGGAGCTGGCCCGGGCTCGCGACAAGGCCCTGGAGCTCTCCGGCCTCAAGAGCGAGTTCCTGGCCAACATGAGCCACGAGATCCGCACCCCCATGAACGGCATCATCGGCATGACGGGCCTGCTGCTGGACACGCCCCTGGGCGCGGAGCAGCGGCAGTACGCCGAGACGGTGCGCTCCTGCGGCGAGTCCCTGCTGACGCTCATCAACGACATTCTCGACTTCTCCAAGATCGAGGCGGGAAAGCTCGAGATGGAGATCCTCGACTTCGACCTGCTGAGCGTGGTGGAGGATGTCATGGCCGTCCTCGCCATGAAGGCCCAGGCCAAGGGGGTGGAGCTGGGGGTCTTCGTGGATCCCGCCACGCCGCTGTCCGTGACGGGCGATCCGACCCGGCTGCGCCAGGTGCTGACGAACCTCATGGACAACGCCCTCAAGTTCACCCACGACGGATCGGTGGAGGTCCGCGTGCACCCCGAGGCCGAGGGCCGCGCCGGCGGGCTGCTGCGCGTGGAGGTCCGCGACACGGGGATCGGCATGCGGCCGGAGGTGGTCGAACGCCTCTTCACCTCCTTCTTCCAGGGCGACAGCTCCACCACCCGGAAGTACGGCGGCACGGGCCTGGGGCTGACCATCTGCAAGCGGCTGGTGGAGCTGATGGGCGGGGAGATCGGCGTGGAGAGCCTTCCGGGGGAGGGCAGCACCTTCTGGTTCACCCTCGGGCTCGGCACCCGCGGCTGCCAGCCCCCGCTGCGGAACCCGGTCGGCGAGGTGCTGCTGGCGGGGCTTCCGCCGGCCACGACCCGGCTGCTCGAGGAGCAGCTCCGCGTCTGGGGCCTGGACGCGCACCTGATGCCCAAGGGGGCGGATCCCGCCTCGTGGCTGCACGGCCTGCGGCGGCCCGGCGCGCTGGTCTTGGCCGGCTCCGCCTGCATCGAGGCCCTCCAGGGCGCGGCCCAGGGTGCGGCGGGAGACTGCACCGTGGCCCTCGTCAGCCCGCTCTATCAGCCCGAGCTGAGGGAGGCGGCCACCCGCCATGGCGTGCAGGCCTTCCTCCCCCTGCCCATCCGGCCCAGCCAGCTCCGCGCCCTGCTGGAGCCCGCGGGGCCGGCCGCAGGGGGGCCGGCCAAGGCGGCTGCCATCGGGCCTTCGGGCGGGCCCGTGCCGGTCCGGGTGCTGCTGGCGGAGGACAACCTGGTGAACCAGAAGGTCGCCCTCACCCTGCTCTCCCGGTTCGGCATCAAGGCGGATGTGGTGGCGACCGGCGTGGAAGCCCTGGATGCCCTGGTGGGCGTGTCCTACGATCTGGTGCTCATGGACTGCCAGATGCCGGAGATGGATGGCTACGAGGCCACCCGGCGCCTGCGGGAGCGCGAGCGGGGCCGGCGGCGCCTGCCCGTGGTGGCCATGACGGCCAACGCCATGGTGGGCGACCGCGAGCGCTGCCTCGAGGCCGGCATGGACGACCACATCCCCAAGCCCGTCCGGGTGCCCGACCTGCACCGTGCCCTGGCCCGCTGGCTTCCGGCCGGGGCCGTGCCCCCGGTGCCCGACGCCCACCCCCTCACTGGCGAGGTCTGA
- a CDS encoding glycosyltransferase family A protein: MLWIDLIAWTATALLVAGLVLLRRHWARLPVLETDPPPQPAVSVCLCIPVRNEVLEVAAALDTWLAQDHPALRIVVVDDGSTDGSTAVLRAREQAHPDRLRVLRNDDLPPGWLGKNHALYLASQQPEARAADWLLFADADVQAAPDLLRRALAFTVAHPTHPADILALLPGVDTVGWAERAVLPLAASAFLALIPPHRVPLPRHPAFCGVGAFTLVRRQAYDAVGGHAAAPLEAIDDMMLARRMKAAGFVNRVARGGPDLHLRMYHGLHELVCAMRKNAAALPAWWLLPLALPPALLIGLAPIWLPFAGHPGLALLLWLLVPALAGDVQQRLTGRPMDLLWALWPLNALVFAAGTAWAFSDRLRGVNHWRGRDVKLR, from the coding sequence ATGCTCTGGATCGACCTCATCGCCTGGACCGCCACCGCGCTGCTGGTCGCGGGCCTGGTGCTGCTGCGCCGCCACTGGGCGCGGCTGCCGGTCCTGGAGACCGACCCGCCACCGCAGCCCGCGGTTTCGGTGTGCCTCTGCATCCCCGTCCGGAACGAGGTCCTCGAGGTGGCGGCGGCCTTGGACACCTGGCTGGCGCAGGACCACCCGGCGCTGCGCATCGTGGTGGTGGACGATGGCTCCACGGACGGCAGCACCGCGGTGCTCCGGGCCCGGGAACAAGCCCATCCGGATCGCCTGCGCGTGCTCCGCAACGACGATCTCCCTCCCGGTTGGCTGGGGAAGAACCACGCCCTGTACCTGGCCAGTCAGCAGCCTGAGGCGCGGGCCGCGGACTGGCTGCTCTTCGCGGATGCCGATGTCCAGGCCGCCCCCGACCTGCTCCGGCGGGCCCTCGCCTTCACCGTCGCCCATCCCACGCACCCCGCGGACATCCTCGCACTGCTCCCCGGCGTGGATACCGTGGGCTGGGCGGAACGCGCCGTCCTGCCCCTGGCCGCCTCCGCCTTTCTGGCCCTGATACCGCCCCACCGGGTGCCTCTGCCGCGCCATCCCGCCTTCTGCGGTGTGGGCGCCTTCACCCTGGTGCGGCGCCAGGCCTACGATGCGGTGGGCGGCCATGCGGCCGCTCCCCTGGAGGCCATCGACGACATGATGCTCGCCCGGCGGATGAAGGCGGCGGGTTTCGTCAACCGGGTGGCGAGGGGCGGTCCGGACCTGCACCTGCGGATGTACCACGGCCTGCACGAACTGGTCTGCGCCATGCGGAAGAATGCCGCCGCCCTGCCCGCCTGGTGGCTGCTGCCCCTGGCCCTGCCGCCCGCCCTGCTGATCGGCCTGGCGCCGATCTGGCTGCCCTTCGCCGGTCACCCCGGGCTCGCGCTCCTGCTCTGGCTGCTCGTCCCCGCGCTGGCGGGCGATGTGCAGCAGCGCCTGACGGGGCGGCCCATGGACCTCCTGTGGGCCCTGTGGCCCTTGAATGCGCTGGTCTTCGCCGCGGGCACGGCGTGGGCCTTCTCCGACCGCCTGCGGGGCGTGAACCACTGGCGGGGACGGGATGTGAAGCTGCGCTGA
- a CDS encoding GNAT family N-acetyltransferase — MDGFASDKPILRLRRPDDVGEIRDLMARVYPAPHGPEAIWSAENLVRHMACFPEGQMVVEAGARLVGTATAHRVPIVSALAPHTWSQITGRGTLSTHDPEGEALYGVNIAVDPDWQGVGIGSLLYRARVDLARRLGCRAFVAGARIPGYHRVASEMDPEAYVEAVVAGRIFDPTLSKQLRVGFQVRGVLRDYAPDVETLGHAALIVLEL, encoded by the coding sequence ATGGACGGATTCGCCTCAGACAAGCCAATCCTGCGCCTCCGCCGGCCCGATGATGTGGGGGAGATCCGCGACCTGATGGCCCGGGTCTATCCGGCGCCCCACGGGCCCGAGGCCATCTGGTCCGCCGAGAATCTCGTGCGGCACATGGCGTGCTTTCCTGAGGGCCAGATGGTGGTGGAGGCGGGAGCACGCCTTGTGGGTACGGCCACGGCCCACCGCGTACCCATTGTCTCGGCCCTGGCGCCCCATACCTGGTCCCAGATCACCGGCCGAGGCACCCTGTCCACCCACGATCCCGAGGGCGAGGCGCTCTACGGGGTGAACATCGCCGTGGATCCAGACTGGCAGGGGGTGGGCATCGGAAGCCTCCTCTACCGGGCGCGGGTGGACTTGGCCCGGCGCCTGGGCTGCCGAGCGTTCGTGGCCGGGGCACGGATTCCCGGGTATCACCGCGTCGCCTCCGAGATGGATCCCGAGGCCTATGTGGAGGCTGTGGTTGCGGGGCGGATCTTCGATCCCACCCTCTCCAAACAACTCCGTGTGGGCTTCCAGGTCCGCGGGGTCCTCCGGGATTACGCGCCCGATGTGGAAACCCTGGGCCACGCGGCCCTCATCGTGCTGGAACTCTGA
- a CDS encoding carbon-nitrogen hydrolase family protein produces the protein MRFTAPTPFLSRPVRVCGIQYGLRPVADFSAFAEQVENYVDVGDDYDSDVIVFPELLAVQLLSCITRDFAPAEAMRRLAEQFTDGFEDLFLRLSIKYDRILVAGTHPRFVDGKLQNVASIFVPGHGPVHQPKLHLTPTERNVWHFEPGHEIHIIDTDFGKMGVSICYDVQFPEVARIQAEQGVQLLVVPYLTDDRRGYSRVTTCARARAVENQIYVVTAGMVGSLPLITDLTAQYAQSGVYTPSDFPFPMDGIATEAAPNSEMVLVGDIDLAVLDQTRAKGSVLNHQDAAQDGLHVTFDGRICVHRLPWLKQTDEPTVPPG, from the coding sequence ATGCGTTTCACGGCCCCCACCCCTTTTCTCTCCCGCCCCGTGCGCGTCTGCGGCATCCAGTACGGCCTGCGTCCCGTGGCTGACTTCTCCGCCTTCGCCGAACAGGTGGAGAACTATGTGGATGTCGGCGATGACTACGATTCCGATGTCATCGTGTTCCCGGAGCTGTTGGCCGTGCAGCTGCTCAGCTGCATCACCCGGGATTTCGCCCCCGCCGAGGCCATGAGGCGCCTGGCCGAGCAGTTCACCGACGGGTTCGAGGATCTCTTCCTCCGCCTCTCCATCAAGTACGACCGCATCCTGGTGGCCGGCACGCACCCCCGCTTCGTGGACGGCAAGCTTCAGAATGTGGCGTCCATCTTCGTGCCGGGGCACGGGCCCGTGCACCAGCCCAAGCTGCACCTTACGCCCACGGAGCGGAATGTCTGGCACTTCGAGCCCGGCCACGAGATCCACATCATCGACACGGACTTCGGAAAGATGGGCGTATCCATTTGCTACGATGTGCAGTTCCCGGAGGTGGCCCGCATCCAGGCCGAGCAGGGCGTCCAGCTGCTCGTGGTGCCCTACCTCACGGATGACCGGCGCGGCTACAGCCGGGTGACCACCTGCGCCCGGGCCCGGGCCGTGGAGAACCAGATCTATGTGGTCACCGCGGGCATGGTGGGCAGCCTGCCCCTGATCACCGATCTCACGGCCCAGTACGCCCAGAGCGGCGTCTACACGCCCTCGGACTTTCCCTTTCCCATGGACGGCATCGCCACCGAAGCGGCCCCCAACTCCGAGATGGTGCTGGTGGGGGACATCGACCTGGCGGTCCTCGATCAGACCCGCGCCAAGGGGTCGGTGCTCAACCACCAGGATGCCGCCCAGGACGGCCTGCATGTGACCTTCGATGGGCGGATCTGCGTGCACCGCCTGCCCTGGCTCAAGCAGACGGACGAGCCCACGGTCCCTCCGGGCTGA
- a CDS encoding chloride channel protein, which translates to MLAHARRLALAVLPLGACMGVVAALALTGIERFEALLQGQGLRNAAMVATPLVGLLLTGLWLQFSGLGEVSLGRDLAEARHHPLGTFRFLPSLGKAAACALTIGFGGSAGVEGPARWLGAAVGAQFHRLFRRLARRFRWARRLLAQPGVVVMAGSAAALAAVFRAPIAGALLATEHDGDLSTDRMAPALAASASGFLAFIAFRGATPLLGTAGSYHLVAREILWALPLGLGCAVAASFYRRLLRFGRHHLGRLPLPVRAGLAGLGLMVLALPGAWLWPGLPVTQGGGIELVTHLLRGGTLPSRALAFLALKLAATALTFAGGGVGGTWLPSVTMGAALGAAFEAWAGLGQPGLFVLVGASAFTGAVHRSLLTPVVFLAETTGQAALVVPALVATVAAYQASGPE; encoded by the coding sequence GTGCTGGCCCATGCGCGACGGCTGGCGCTGGCGGTGCTGCCCCTGGGGGCCTGCATGGGTGTCGTGGCCGCCCTCGCCCTGACGGGGATCGAACGGTTCGAAGCACTGCTCCAGGGGCAGGGCCTGCGCAACGCGGCGATGGTCGCCACGCCCCTGGTCGGCCTGCTGCTCACCGGCCTGTGGCTCCAGTTCTCGGGGCTGGGGGAGGTCTCGCTGGGGCGGGATCTGGCGGAGGCTCGCCATCATCCCCTGGGCACCTTCCGATTCCTCCCCAGCCTTGGCAAGGCCGCGGCGTGCGCACTGACCATCGGTTTCGGCGGCAGCGCGGGGGTGGAGGGGCCCGCCCGATGGCTGGGCGCCGCCGTGGGCGCGCAGTTTCACCGGCTCTTCCGCCGCCTGGCCCGGCGGTTCCGCTGGGCCAGGCGTCTATTGGCCCAACCGGGCGTGGTGGTGATGGCGGGCTCGGCGGCGGCCCTGGCCGCAGTCTTCCGCGCCCCCATTGCCGGGGCCCTGCTCGCCACGGAGCACGATGGCGACCTCAGCACGGACCGCATGGCACCGGCCCTGGCAGCCTCGGCCTCCGGTTTCCTGGCCTTCATCGCCTTCCGGGGCGCCACGCCTCTCCTCGGCACGGCGGGCTCGTACCACCTGGTGGCCCGGGAGATCCTGTGGGCCCTGCCCCTGGGGCTCGGCTGCGCGGTGGCTGCCTCCTTCTACCGGCGCCTGTTGCGATTCGGGCGCCACCACCTCGGCCGCCTGCCGCTCCCGGTGCGCGCCGGGCTGGCGGGTCTGGGTCTGATGGTCCTCGCCCTGCCCGGTGCCTGGCTCTGGCCCGGCCTGCCCGTGACCCAGGGCGGCGGCATCGAGCTGGTGACCCACCTGCTCCGCGGCGGCACCCTGCCTTCCCGCGCCCTGGCCTTCCTGGCCCTGAAGCTGGCGGCCACGGCCCTCACCTTCGCCGGGGGCGGCGTGGGCGGCACCTGGCTGCCCTCCGTCACCATGGGCGCCGCCCTGGGCGCGGCCTTCGAAGCCTGGGCGGGCCTCGGCCAGCCCGGCCTCTTCGTGCTCGTCGGCGCCAGCGCCTTCACCGGGGCCGTCCACCGCAGCCTGCTCACCCCAGTGGTCTTCCTGGCGGAAACCACGGGCCAGGCGGCCCTGGTGGTGCCGGCCCTGGTGGCGACCGTCGCCGCCTATCAGGCCTCAGGGCCTGAATGA
- a CDS encoding cation:proton antiporter, which translates to MFLAFLVHDPLAGTLMLLALLWLSAKLGGELAVRLKLPAVTGELAVGLALTALHRAWPLFPEVAASPAAELLGGLGVVVLMFAVGLESTVPQMLKVGVASLRVALIGVGVPMAAGLAGAWLLLPKGSPFVLDLFIGACLCATSIGISAQVLREKGASDSMEGRIIVGAAVVDDVLGLLVLVAVSGMVASAAPSVGPGAGPGAAGDAMGSNLAWTLLLALGFLAAALTLGRLVTPRLFQLASRFRGEQVLLPLGLGFAFLLAWLGSLAGLASIVGAYAAGLILEPAHIEDLERRERHTLEELVHPLVTVLSPLFFVLMGAKVDPSALFKPATLGFAAVLALLGVAGKYIAGFGGGAGTRAAVVGWGMVPRGEVGLIFVAAGAQLQLNGVPLLSPEIQAGIIGALLLTTVAGPVGLGWVLRKG; encoded by the coding sequence ATGTTCCTGGCCTTCCTGGTCCACGATCCCCTGGCGGGCACGCTGATGCTGCTGGCCCTGCTGTGGCTGTCGGCGAAGCTGGGCGGAGAGCTGGCGGTGCGGCTGAAGCTGCCCGCCGTCACGGGGGAGCTGGCCGTGGGCCTGGCCCTCACGGCCCTGCACCGGGCCTGGCCCCTGTTTCCGGAAGTGGCGGCTTCGCCGGCCGCGGAGCTGCTGGGAGGCCTGGGCGTGGTGGTGCTGATGTTCGCCGTGGGGCTGGAATCGACGGTGCCGCAGATGCTGAAGGTGGGCGTGGCCTCCCTGCGGGTGGCCCTCATCGGCGTGGGAGTGCCCATGGCCGCAGGCCTGGCGGGCGCCTGGCTGCTGCTGCCGAAGGGCTCGCCCTTCGTGCTCGACCTCTTCATCGGCGCCTGCCTCTGCGCGACCAGCATCGGCATCTCCGCCCAGGTGCTGCGGGAGAAGGGAGCCTCCGATTCCATGGAAGGCCGCATCATCGTGGGAGCGGCCGTGGTGGACGATGTGCTGGGCCTGCTGGTGCTGGTGGCCGTCTCGGGCATGGTGGCCAGTGCCGCCCCCAGCGTCGGGCCAGGCGCCGGGCCAGGCGCCGCCGGCGATGCCATGGGATCCAACCTGGCCTGGACACTGCTCCTGGCCCTGGGCTTCCTCGCCGCCGCGCTGACGCTGGGCCGGCTGGTCACCCCGCGCCTCTTCCAGCTGGCCAGCCGGTTCCGCGGCGAGCAGGTGCTGCTGCCCCTGGGCCTCGGGTTCGCCTTCCTGCTGGCCTGGCTGGGCAGCCTCGCCGGGCTGGCCTCCATCGTGGGGGCCTACGCCGCGGGGCTCATCCTGGAGCCCGCCCACATCGAGGATCTGGAACGCCGCGAGCGGCACACGCTCGAAGAGCTGGTGCATCCCCTGGTGACGGTGCTGTCGCCCCTCTTCTTCGTGTTGATGGGCGCGAAGGTGGATCCGTCCGCGCTCTTCAAGCCCGCCACCCTGGGCTTCGCCGCCGTGTTGGCCCTGCTCGGCGTGGCCGGGAAATACATCGCGGGCTTCGGCGGCGGGGCCGGCACCCGCGCGGCCGTGGTGGGGTGGGGCATGGTGCCCCGCGGCGAGGTGGGCCTCATTTTCGTGGCCGCCGGTGCCCAGCTCCAACTGAATGGGGTGCCCTTGCTGAGCCCCGAGATCCAGGCCGGCATCATCGGCGCCCTGCTGCTCACCACCGTGGCGGGGCCGGTGGGGCTGGGCTGGGTGCTGAGGAAGGGCTAA